The following are encoded together in the Actinobacillus lignieresii genome:
- a CDS encoding helix-turn-helix transcriptional regulator, whose protein sequence is MNQILIPYISMAEMLVETFGKSCEVVLHDLNRPEHSVVYVAGDVTHRKPGQNFDHLVKEVMLSDKLNNNYVANYYFEVEGKLIRSSTQLIFDPNQQLVGALCINIDTTPITEQIAYLNTLLPNLNQIKQTENTLEIEELPLSAMVENLMDKILNGQSVQTMNRDEKIEKIRFMEQKGLFLMKGSIEKAAEKLGVNKVTIYSYLDEVRGKR, encoded by the coding sequence ATGAACCAAATTCTTATCCCTTATATTTCGATGGCAGAGATGTTAGTTGAAACGTTTGGTAAAAGTTGTGAAGTGGTTTTACATGATTTAAATCGCCCTGAGCATTCGGTAGTGTATGTTGCCGGCGATGTTACACATCGTAAACCGGGGCAGAATTTTGACCATTTGGTTAAGGAAGTGATGTTATCGGATAAGTTGAATAATAACTATGTAGCCAATTACTATTTTGAAGTCGAGGGTAAACTTATTCGTTCATCCACTCAACTGATTTTTGACCCAAATCAACAGCTAGTTGGTGCTTTGTGTATCAATATTGATACAACACCGATTACTGAGCAAATTGCTTACTTAAATACCTTATTGCCTAACCTAAATCAGATAAAACAAACTGAGAACACGCTAGAAATAGAAGAACTTCCGCTTTCTGCAATGGTAGAAAATTTAATGGATAAAATTTTAAACGGGCAATCTGTTCAGACGATGAATCGAGATGAAAAAATTGAAAAGATTCGTTTTATGGAACAAAAAGGCTTGTTTTTAATGAAAGGCAGTATTGAGAAAGCTGCTGAAAAATTAGGCGTAAATAAAGTGACCATTTATAGTTATTTAGATGAAGTAAGAGGAAAACGCTAA
- the apt gene encoding adenine phosphoribosyltransferase: protein MNQLDLIKSSIKSTPDYPKAGIIFRDITSLLEVPEAFKATVDAIVAEFKDKGITKVVGTESRGFIFGAPVALALGIPFVLVRKPKKLPREVISQSYALEYGEDTLEIHLDSIKESDNVLVVDDLLATGGTIDATAKLIRRLGGKVEHAAFVIWLPDLGGKERLEKEGINSFTLVEFAGH from the coding sequence ATGAACCAATTAGATTTAATCAAATCTTCAATCAAATCGACTCCTGACTATCCGAAAGCAGGTATTATTTTCCGTGACATTACCTCATTATTAGAAGTGCCGGAAGCATTCAAGGCAACCGTAGATGCCATCGTTGCCGAATTTAAAGACAAAGGTATTACTAAAGTCGTCGGAACCGAATCTCGCGGCTTTATCTTTGGTGCACCGGTAGCACTTGCGTTGGGCATACCTTTTGTATTAGTGCGTAAACCGAAAAAATTACCTCGTGAAGTGATTTCACAATCTTATGCTTTAGAATATGGCGAAGATACGCTGGAGATCCATTTAGATTCGATAAAAGAAAGTGACAATGTGTTAGTTGTGGACGATTTATTAGCAACCGGCGGCACAATTGATGCAACAGCCAAATTAATTCGTCGTTTAGGCGGTAAAGTAGAACACGCTGCATTTGTGATTTGGTTACCGGATTTAGGCGGTAAAGAACGTCTGGAAAAAGAAGGCATCAACTCATTCACATTAGTTGAATTTGCCGGTCATTAA
- a CDS encoding Bax inhibitor-1 family protein yields MENRVISGAAGNESLLSTHKVLRNTYLLLSMTLAFSAVIAFAAMSMNAPTLPWWGLLIGFYGLLFLTNATANSGAGILSVFALTGFLGYTLGPILNRYIGAGLGDVVALALGSTALVFFACSAYVLTTKKDMSFLSGMMMALFVVLLVGIIANIFLAIPALSLAMSALFVVFSSGAILLGTSNIIHGGETNYIRATVDLYVSIYNLFLSLLQIFGVLGSDD; encoded by the coding sequence ATGGAAAATCGTGTAATTAGCGGTGCAGCAGGTAACGAATCGTTACTTAGCACCCACAAAGTATTACGTAATACTTATTTATTACTTTCAATGACATTGGCTTTCTCGGCCGTTATTGCTTTTGCGGCAATGTCAATGAACGCACCTACACTACCGTGGTGGGGATTATTAATCGGTTTCTACGGTTTATTATTTCTTACTAATGCTACTGCAAACAGCGGTGCGGGTATCTTAAGCGTATTTGCTTTAACCGGCTTTTTAGGCTACACCTTAGGCCCAATTTTGAACCGCTATATCGGTGCGGGTTTAGGTGATGTCGTCGCTCTTGCATTGGGTTCAACCGCATTAGTATTTTTTGCTTGTTCGGCTTACGTGCTGACGACCAAAAAAGACATGTCGTTTTTATCCGGTATGATGATGGCATTATTTGTGGTGTTACTCGTTGGGATTATTGCTAACATTTTCTTAGCGATTCCGGCATTAAGCCTTGCGATGAGCGCACTATTCGTCGTGTTCTCAAGCGGTGCGATTTTACTGGGTACCAGCAATATTATTCACGGCGGTGAAACCAATTATATCCGTGCAACCGTGGATTTATACGTATCTATTTACAACTTGTTCTTAAGCCTATTACAAATCTTCGGCGTATTAGGTAGTGACGATTAA
- the dnaX gene encoding DNA polymerase III subunit gamma/tau yields MSYQVLARKWRPQRFSEVVGQQHVLSALENGLREGRLHHAYLFSGTRGVGKTSIARLFAKGLNCETGITATPCGECANCKAIEEGRFIDLIEIDAASRTKVEDTRELLDNVQYKPTVGRFKVYLIDEVHMLSRHSFNALLKTLEEPPEYVKFLLATTDPQKLPITILSRCMQFHLRALDQAQITNHLEFILQQENIPYESAAIEKLAKAAQGSIRDSLSLTDQAIAVSNANISLPIVQQMLGLIDDHQPIELVTALAQADGEKAMAVIQSVAEKGVDWSQLLSDVAQTLHQIAMLQLLKNSGQEQTQLHFLAKQIAPEDVQFFYQLMLNGKKELEFAPEQRAGVEMTILRALAFHPKRTEEINRHPVMEAAKATSEQPHTPQQNIEQLKARLNQNHTQQAVNSVQNVATQPIAKMPENPTAYQQPAVNTAESGSTPVSPALAAMQARKQLQQTQAQLAQNEKKKSELVKPATLPASRANPQKTPSLQERFMNLATEQQAQSRPQPTQQAAKPLSDEDYRWTWLNPELETQNESTKPSDIKQAILQERTPELVAKTIALSCEQDEWCKIVNELKLGGLSRQVALNSYLAEKQGERLKLILKPAMAHLDNAESRQSLATALQEKDFSYELSIGESEEHKTPLEIRRAIFENLTLEAKKALTHDEKLMLLRQTFDAEIDESTIRAVAENKE; encoded by the coding sequence ATGAGTTATCAAGTTTTAGCCCGTAAATGGCGTCCGCAACGTTTTTCTGAAGTTGTCGGGCAGCAACACGTTTTATCCGCATTAGAGAATGGTCTGCGTGAAGGCAGACTTCATCACGCCTACCTGTTTTCCGGTACACGTGGTGTAGGTAAAACCTCGATTGCACGCCTATTTGCTAAAGGCTTAAATTGTGAAACAGGTATCACCGCCACACCTTGCGGTGAATGTGCAAATTGTAAAGCGATCGAAGAAGGTCGCTTTATTGATCTGATTGAAATTGATGCGGCTTCACGTACTAAAGTCGAAGACACACGTGAGTTGCTTGATAATGTTCAATACAAGCCAACAGTCGGACGCTTTAAAGTTTACCTGATTGACGAAGTGCATATGCTCTCGCGTCACAGCTTCAATGCGCTGCTTAAAACGCTTGAAGAACCGCCGGAATACGTGAAGTTCTTACTGGCAACGACCGATCCGCAAAAACTTCCGATTACGATCTTATCCCGTTGTATGCAATTCCATTTGCGTGCGTTGGATCAAGCTCAGATTACCAACCATCTCGAATTTATCCTGCAACAGGAGAATATTCCCTACGAGTCGGCTGCTATTGAAAAACTGGCAAAAGCGGCTCAAGGCAGTATTCGTGACTCATTAAGTTTAACTGATCAGGCAATTGCGGTAAGTAATGCGAATATTAGCTTACCTATCGTGCAGCAAATGCTCGGTTTAATTGATGATCATCAACCAATCGAATTAGTCACCGCACTTGCGCAAGCCGACGGTGAAAAAGCGATGGCTGTCATTCAATCCGTTGCCGAAAAAGGGGTTGATTGGTCACAACTACTCTCTGACGTTGCCCAAACGTTACATCAAATTGCGATGCTTCAGTTGCTCAAAAATAGCGGGCAGGAACAAACTCAGTTGCATTTTTTAGCAAAACAAATTGCGCCTGAAGACGTACAGTTTTTCTACCAATTAATGCTTAACGGTAAGAAAGAATTGGAATTCGCACCGGAACAACGTGCCGGTGTGGAAATGACCATTTTACGAGCATTGGCTTTCCATCCGAAACGTACCGAAGAGATCAATCGTCATCCGGTAATGGAAGCGGCGAAAGCAACAAGCGAGCAACCTCATACACCTCAACAGAATATTGAACAGCTCAAAGCTCGTTTAAACCAGAATCATACGCAACAAGCGGTTAATTCTGTCCAAAATGTTGCAACACAACCTATTGCAAAAATGCCGGAAAACCCAACCGCTTACCAACAACCAGCCGTAAATACGGCTGAAAGCGGTTCTACACCGGTATCACCCGCTCTTGCGGCAATGCAAGCCCGTAAGCAATTACAGCAAACTCAGGCACAACTGGCTCAAAACGAAAAAAAAAAGTCTGAGTTAGTTAAACCGGCTACTCTACCCGCAAGCCGAGCGAATCCACAAAAAACGCCAAGTTTACAAGAGCGTTTTATGAATTTGGCAACCGAGCAACAGGCACAATCTCGGCCTCAACCGACACAGCAAGCGGCAAAACCGCTAAGTGATGAAGATTATCGTTGGACGTGGCTCAATCCCGAATTAGAAACCCAAAACGAAAGTACCAAACCGTCCGATATCAAGCAAGCAATCCTACAAGAACGTACGCCGGAATTAGTCGCAAAAACCATTGCATTATCTTGCGAGCAAGACGAATGGTGCAAAATTGTAAATGAGTTAAAGCTCGGCGGCTTATCTCGCCAAGTGGCGTTAAACAGCTATTTAGCCGAAAAACAAGGTGAACGGCTTAAGCTCATTCTTAAACCGGCAATGGCACACTTGGACAATGCCGAATCTCGTCAAAGCCTAGCAACCGCCTTGCAAGAAAAAGACTTTAGCTATGAATTGAGTATCGGCGAAAGTGAGGAACATAAAACACCGCTTGAAATTCGTCGCGCCATTTTTGAAAATTTAACGCTCGAAGCGAAAAAAGCACTTACTCATGATGAAAAATTAATGCTGTTACGCCAAACTTTTGATGCGGAAATCGATGAAAGTACGATTCGAGCCGTTGCAGAGAATAAAGAATAA
- a CDS encoding TonB-dependent receptor domain-containing protein yields the protein MHKKTIFKLSLISLAVAGYVEANQATLDTVKVQAQPTVNHTRNISNLRELLANRTDINVGGGSVSAQYISIRGSGQDRIGMIVDNTSTNTQQWYHQGRFQLDPSMVKSIKIDKGAGSASAGIGITDGVIRAETVSAKDLLKDGRSFGARIGSEYNSNRGINGSLSLYGQANNLDVLLLGSWGDDKNYKAGKGYSDAVNKNSRVVNNTARRQGNYLAKFGYDITDKQRIGLSFRQESFYGAGQDRFEMIFNSRPVNANTTKRTYNLEYDAKDIGFARDVKANVFHILGTDKREDYQQNKLTGYQRSSKTKTTGANLGFTSEFGGEHLFKYGVNLRKEQTGSQNSFGNIKGEQKFEYGLYAEGIWSLGKVLTLTTGLRYDYYDLDTAGKVDKNGKPLAGNKSVSDKRLNPSFGLIWDITPNFALNAKLNYASRSPILASANTITDNRGSLDKARGLRFIDPKLKTEDVRLAEVGFEWKYVDFNLKGSVFEQRVKNFYQTTNSIISNAGTLKTKGYEAELDYQWNALKLTAGVAYADPKADFALSNDPLNVIPQGRQWSTGVSYKFVEPNLEIGWLGRYAQSKEYKTGAAPKVETRRRIGYGVHDIFVNWQPLNQDNFNVNFTVKNIGNKFYRSHSQRNLEVTPPSPGREFKIGMNYSF from the coding sequence ATGCATAAAAAAACAATATTTAAATTAAGCTTAATTAGTTTAGCCGTCGCCGGCTATGTGGAAGCTAATCAAGCTACACTTGATACGGTGAAGGTTCAAGCTCAACCTACGGTGAATCATACTAGAAATATCAGTAACCTGCGCGAATTACTGGCTAATCGTACGGACATTAACGTCGGTGGAGGTAGCGTGTCCGCACAATACATTTCGATTCGCGGATCAGGACAAGATCGTATCGGTATGATTGTCGATAATACTTCGACAAATACTCAACAGTGGTATCACCAAGGTCGTTTCCAACTGGATCCGTCTATGGTGAAATCGATTAAAATCGATAAGGGCGCCGGTTCCGCTAGTGCCGGTATCGGTATAACGGACGGTGTAATCCGTGCGGAAACGGTATCGGCAAAAGATTTATTGAAAGACGGCAGATCATTCGGTGCGCGTATCGGTTCCGAATATAACAGTAATCGCGGCATTAACGGTTCGCTTTCACTCTATGGACAAGCGAATAATCTGGATGTATTGCTATTAGGCAGTTGGGGAGACGATAAAAACTATAAGGCGGGTAAAGGTTATTCGGATGCGGTGAATAAAAATAGCCGAGTAGTGAATAATACCGCTCGTCGTCAAGGTAATTATTTGGCGAAATTCGGCTATGATATTACCGATAAACAGCGTATCGGCTTAAGTTTCCGTCAAGAGTCGTTTTATGGTGCGGGACAAGATCGTTTCGAGATGATTTTTAATAGCCGCCCGGTAAATGCGAACACGACCAAACGTACCTACAACCTTGAGTATGATGCGAAAGACATCGGCTTTGCTCGAGACGTTAAAGCGAATGTGTTCCATATTTTAGGGACGGATAAGCGAGAAGATTATCAGCAAAATAAATTAACCGGTTATCAACGTAGTTCTAAAACCAAAACAACGGGGGCTAATTTAGGCTTTACCAGCGAATTTGGCGGAGAGCATCTGTTTAAATATGGTGTGAATCTGCGTAAAGAGCAGACAGGTAGTCAGAATTCGTTCGGCAATATTAAAGGCGAACAAAAATTCGAATACGGATTATATGCCGAAGGGATTTGGTCTTTAGGTAAAGTGCTGACCTTAACCACAGGGTTACGTTATGATTACTATGATTTGGATACGGCTGGTAAAGTGGATAAAAACGGTAAACCGCTTGCCGGTAATAAATCGGTATCCGATAAAAGATTAAATCCGAGTTTCGGATTGATTTGGGACATTACACCGAATTTTGCTTTGAATGCTAAATTAAATTATGCAAGTCGCAGCCCTATTTTAGCTTCGGCAAATACCATAACCGATAACCGCGGTTCATTAGATAAAGCCAGAGGTTTACGTTTTATCGATCCTAAATTGAAAACCGAAGACGTACGTTTGGCGGAAGTCGGTTTTGAATGGAAATATGTCGATTTTAATTTAAAAGGCAGCGTGTTCGAGCAAAGAGTTAAAAACTTCTATCAAACGACCAACAGTATCATTAGCAATGCGGGAACCTTAAAAACGAAAGGTTATGAAGCCGAGTTGGATTATCAATGGAACGCATTAAAATTAACCGCCGGTGTGGCGTATGCCGATCCGAAAGCGGATTTTGCGCTTTCTAATGATCCGCTGAATGTTATTCCGCAAGGTCGTCAATGGAGTACCGGTGTTTCGTATAAATTTGTTGAACCGAATTTAGAGATCGGTTGGTTAGGTCGCTATGCTCAGTCTAAAGAGTATAAAACGGGCGCTGCGCCGAAAGTCGAAACGAGAAGACGTATCGGATACGGCGTACATGATATTTTCGTAAACTGGCAGCCGCTTAATCAAGACAACTTCAATGTGAATTTCACGGTAAAAAACATCGGTAATAAATTCTATCGTAGTCACAGCCAAAGAAATCTTGAAGTCACGCCGCCAAGCCCGGGACGTGAGTTTAAAATCGGTATGAACTATAGTTTCTAA
- a CDS encoding threonine synthase, whose protein sequence is MKFICNQCQQTASVSTRQAKCQCGGLWTLDYKPPKFDLNTIDRHEWSLFRYRKFIALQDESWRDISLGEGMTPIVRFDENVLLKMDYFMPTLSFKDRGAAVLISHCKSIGVESVVQDSSGNAGNSVAAYCAKAGIQCEIFVPEGTSPKKINMIEAHGAKANVIKGSRDHCADVCRAKVENEGVYYANHVYNPFFYEGTKTYIYETFEQLGRIPKHIVVPVGNGTLFIGVIKGLEHLLESGVIDEMPTIIALQSEYCDPLLQAVKKGQKFAEQVEIKPTIAEGIAIGQPMRASEILAYAEKYAIRFVHAPEDKILAARNALAKKGIYCEHTTAASYAAYLHYCELYGAVEDCLITMCGAGLKSDH, encoded by the coding sequence ATGAAATTTATCTGTAATCAATGCCAACAAACCGCATCGGTATCTACTCGCCAAGCAAAATGTCAATGCGGAGGCTTATGGACACTGGATTATAAACCGCCTAAATTCGATCTCAACACGATTGATCGCCATGAGTGGAGCTTATTTCGTTATCGAAAATTTATTGCTTTGCAAGATGAAAGTTGGCGTGATATTTCCTTGGGCGAAGGAATGACGCCGATAGTTCGCTTTGATGAAAACGTATTATTAAAAATGGATTATTTTATGCCAACGCTTTCCTTTAAAGACCGTGGTGCGGCGGTACTTATCAGTCATTGTAAGTCGATTGGTGTTGAATCGGTCGTACAAGATAGTAGTGGTAATGCAGGAAATAGTGTCGCAGCCTATTGCGCTAAAGCGGGTATTCAATGTGAAATTTTTGTACCGGAAGGAACATCGCCGAAAAAAATTAATATGATTGAGGCGCATGGTGCTAAAGCTAATGTGATTAAAGGTAGCCGTGATCATTGTGCAGATGTATGTCGTGCTAAAGTTGAAAATGAGGGCGTTTATTATGCCAACCACGTGTATAACCCCTTTTTCTATGAAGGTACGAAAACGTATATTTATGAAACGTTTGAACAGCTCGGGCGGATTCCAAAACATATTGTCGTTCCGGTTGGAAACGGTACTTTGTTTATTGGTGTCATTAAAGGACTAGAACATTTGTTGGAAAGTGGCGTTATTGATGAAATGCCAACGATTATTGCATTACAAAGCGAATATTGTGATCCCTTATTGCAAGCGGTCAAAAAAGGGCAAAAATTTGCAGAACAGGTTGAGATTAAGCCGACTATCGCCGAAGGCATTGCCATTGGACAGCCTATGCGAGCAAGTGAAATTTTAGCTTATGCGGAAAAATATGCGATTCGTTTTGTACATGCACCGGAAGATAAAATTCTTGCGGCACGAAACGCTTTGGCCAAAAAAGGGATTTATTGTGAACACACTACCGCAGCCAGCTATGCGGCTTATCTTCACTACTGTGAGCTATATGGTGCAGTAGAAGATTGCTTAATTACGATGTGTGGTGCCGGACTGAAATCAGATCATTAA
- the pgsA gene encoding CDP-diacylglycerol--glycerol-3-phosphate 3-phosphatidyltransferase, translating to MKLNFPTYLTLFRVVLIPLFVIAFYLPAGWYAAEISTLIFFIASITDAFDGYLARKWNQTTQLGAFLDPVADKVLVAVALVCVVEYYHTWWITIPAAIMIAREIIISALREWMAELGERASVAVSMWGKFKTTAQMLALGGMLWRFNFAMEVLAWILLYIAAGLTLWSMMQYLNAAKGSLLKS from the coding sequence ATGAAACTAAATTTTCCTACCTATTTAACCTTATTTCGGGTCGTGTTAATTCCTCTGTTTGTCATTGCTTTTTATTTGCCTGCCGGTTGGTATGCCGCTGAAATTTCAACGCTGATTTTTTTTATTGCGTCCATTACCGATGCTTTCGACGGTTATTTGGCAAGAAAATGGAATCAAACCACTCAATTAGGGGCGTTTTTAGATCCGGTAGCGGATAAGGTATTGGTTGCGGTGGCGTTGGTGTGTGTAGTGGAATATTATCATACGTGGTGGATTACTATTCCCGCGGCGATTATGATTGCGAGAGAAATTATTATTTCGGCATTGAGAGAATGGATGGCGGAATTAGGCGAACGCGCCAGTGTAGCGGTTTCTATGTGGGGAAAATTTAAAACCACCGCACAAATGTTGGCGCTTGGCGGAATGTTGTGGCGGTTTAATTTTGCGATGGAAGTGCTTGCTTGGATTTTACTGTATATTGCCGCTGGTTTAACGCTCTGGTCAATGATGCAATATTTAAATGCGGCAAAAGGCAGTTTATTAAAATCGTAA
- a CDS encoding metal ABC transporter substrate-binding protein codes for MKLSFLKQAFVVVLGMSATLAMAAPFKVVTTFTVIQDIAQNVAGDKAIVESITKPGAEIHDYQPTPKDIVKAQKADLILWNGMNLERWFERFFENVKGKPAVVVTEGITPIAITEGEYKNLPNPHAWMSSANALQYIENIRAALVKYDPKNAESYNQNAKIYAEKVKAIAEPLRQRLSVIPEAQRWLVTSEGAFSYLAQDYQLKELYLWAINAEEQGSPQQVKKVIDGVKANNIPVVFSESTVSDKPAKQVAKETGALYGGVLYVDSLSTKDGAVPTYLDLLKVTISTIVDGFEKSKK; via the coding sequence ATGAAACTTTCATTTTTAAAACAAGCATTTGTGGTCGTACTAGGTATGAGTGCAACACTCGCTATGGCCGCCCCCTTTAAAGTCGTCACTACTTTTACCGTTATCCAAGATATTGCACAAAACGTTGCCGGTGATAAAGCGATTGTCGAATCCATCACGAAACCCGGCGCCGAAATTCATGATTATCAACCGACGCCAAAAGATATCGTAAAAGCGCAAAAAGCGGATCTTATCTTATGGAACGGTATGAATTTAGAACGTTGGTTCGAGCGTTTCTTTGAAAACGTAAAAGGTAAACCGGCAGTTGTAGTGACCGAAGGTATTACGCCGATTGCAATTACCGAAGGCGAATATAAAAACTTACCGAATCCGCATGCTTGGATGTCATCGGCTAACGCTTTGCAATATATTGAAAATATTCGCGCCGCATTAGTGAAATACGATCCGAAAAATGCCGAAAGTTATAACCAAAATGCTAAAATTTATGCAGAAAAAGTAAAAGCCATTGCGGAGCCGTTACGCCAACGTCTATCCGTTATTCCGGAAGCACAACGTTGGTTAGTAACCAGTGAAGGGGCATTTAGTTATTTAGCACAAGATTATCAGTTAAAAGAGCTTTATTTATGGGCGATTAATGCCGAAGAGCAAGGCTCGCCGCAACAAGTGAAAAAAGTAATCGATGGCGTAAAAGCCAATAATATTCCCGTTGTTTTCAGCGAAAGTACCGTATCGGATAAACCGGCGAAACAAGTGGCAAAAGAAACCGGTGCATTATACGGCGGTGTGTTATATGTCGATTCACTTTCAACCAAAGACGGTGCCGTACCGACTTATTTAGATCTATTAAAAGTAACGATCAGTACGATTGTTGACGGTTTTGAAAAAAGTAAAAAATAA
- a CDS encoding YbaK/prolyl-tRNA synthetase associated domain-containing protein, which produces MSEKTFENLTALLDQYQARYRVVRHVSAGKSEEVAKIRGTEIGQGAKALVCKIKGNGVKQAVLAILPADEQADLNQIAQYLGGTKASLASPKEVDELTDCVFGAIPPFSFHPDLKLIADPSLLERYAELAFNAGTLECSIILNTQDYARIVQPMLVSFVKREI; this is translated from the coding sequence ATGTCGGAAAAAACATTCGAAAATTTGACCGCACTTTTAGACCAATATCAAGCTCGTTATCGAGTAGTCCGTCATGTGAGTGCCGGTAAATCGGAAGAGGTTGCGAAAATTCGTGGTACGGAAATCGGGCAAGGGGCAAAAGCCTTGGTGTGTAAAATCAAAGGAAATGGTGTAAAACAAGCGGTACTCGCTATTTTACCAGCCGATGAGCAGGCGGATTTAAATCAAATCGCCCAATACTTAGGCGGTACAAAGGCGTCTCTTGCCAGTCCTAAAGAAGTTGATGAACTTACAGATTGTGTCTTTGGTGCGATTCCACCTTTTAGCTTTCATCCGGATCTTAAACTTATTGCAGATCCTAGTTTACTTGAACGCTATGCTGAACTTGCTTTTAACGCCGGTACGTTAGAATGTTCAATTATTTTAAATACGCAAGATTATGCACGTATTGTGCAGCCGATGTTAGTGAGTTTTGTGAAAAGAGAAATATAG
- a CDS encoding metal ABC transporter ATP-binding protein: MVSIPTSISVEKLSVRYNNGHLALYDVSFQLQNGTICALIGVNGGGKSTLFKSLMGLVKPQTGTILLNRMPIQKALKQNLVSYVPQSEEVDWQFPVSVYDVVMMGRYGYMGLLRRPSSLDKQKVMQAMERVDICHLQHRQIGELSGGQKKRVFLARALAQESQIILLDEPFTGVDVKTENAIVELLQQLRSEGHLVLVSTHNLNSVPSFCDQVLMINRTLLAAGKTETTFTTENLEKVFGGVLHYLAKDIG, from the coding sequence ATGGTATCCATTCCTACTTCTATTTCCGTTGAAAAGCTAAGTGTCCGTTATAATAACGGGCATTTAGCCTTATATGACGTATCCTTCCAACTGCAAAACGGTACGATTTGCGCCCTAATCGGCGTAAACGGCGGCGGTAAATCCACACTATTTAAAAGTTTAATGGGATTAGTTAAACCTCAAACCGGTACAATTCTGTTAAACCGAATGCCGATTCAAAAAGCATTGAAACAAAATCTGGTGTCTTATGTACCGCAAAGTGAAGAGGTCGATTGGCAATTTCCGGTTTCCGTTTACGATGTCGTTATGATGGGACGTTACGGTTATATGGGATTGCTACGCCGTCCTTCATCTCTTGATAAACAAAAAGTGATGCAAGCGATGGAACGAGTGGACATTTGCCACTTGCAGCATCGCCAAATCGGTGAACTTTCCGGCGGGCAGAAAAAACGCGTGTTTCTTGCTCGAGCATTAGCGCAAGAAAGCCAAATTATTTTGCTTGACGAGCCGTTTACCGGTGTTGATGTAAAAACCGAAAATGCCATCGTTGAATTGTTGCAGCAACTGCGTAGCGAAGGACATTTAGTTTTAGTTTCAACTCATAATTTAAACAGCGTGCCTAGCTTTTGTGATCAAGTATTGATGATAAACCGTACCTTACTCGCTGCAGGTAAAACCGAAACCACCTTTACGACCGAAAATCTGGAAAAGGTCTTTGGCGGCGTACTGCATTATCTCGCTAAAGATATTGGATAG
- a CDS encoding RidA family protein, protein MEIILPNQSKGHYSPAIKSNGMLYVSGQLPFNADGKIVGDIAAQTKQVLANLARVLAAAGLSRNDVVQCRVYIPDVAYWDTVNQVYADFFGSHKPARTVVLCGNLHYNALIEIDAVAEFA, encoded by the coding sequence ATGGAAATTATTCTACCGAATCAAAGTAAAGGGCATTATTCTCCGGCAATAAAATCCAACGGTATGTTGTATGTATCGGGACAACTTCCATTTAATGCTGATGGGAAAATTGTTGGTGATATTGCCGCTCAAACCAAACAAGTTCTCGCTAATTTAGCTCGAGTGCTCGCCGCTGCCGGTCTTAGTAGAAATGATGTTGTGCAATGCCGTGTGTATATTCCCGATGTAGCTTATTGGGATACGGTGAATCAAGTTTATGCTGATTTTTTCGGTTCACATAAACCGGCTCGTACTGTTGTACTTTGCGGTAATTTGCATTACAACGCACTTATCGAAATTGATGCGGTTGCCGAATTTGCTTAG
- a CDS encoding TusE/DsrC/DsvC family sulfur relay protein, protein MYYIELNEKKYPTDASGYLTHLADWSEDLAIEIAKKEHIELTDEHWEIIFLVRDFYQEYKTSPAIRMLVKAMAKKFGEEKGNSRYLQRLFPDGPAKQATKIAGLPKPIKCL, encoded by the coding sequence ATGTATTACATTGAATTAAACGAAAAAAAATACCCAACCGACGCTTCCGGCTATCTCACTCATCTTGCAGATTGGTCGGAAGATCTTGCCATTGAAATCGCGAAGAAGGAACACATTGAACTGACGGATGAACATTGGGAAATCATCTTTCTGGTACGTGACTTCTATCAAGAATATAAAACCTCACCAGCAATCCGAATGTTAGTTAAAGCAATGGCGAAAAAATTCGGTGAAGAAAAAGGAAACAGCCGTTATTTACAACGCTTATTCCCTGACGGCCCCGCAAAACAAGCAACTAAAATTGCCGGTTTACCTAAACCCATAAAATGTTTATAA